The DNA window AAATGAAGATAAGATTCAACAATCTATTGCAGCCCTTACGAAAGGAAAAACCTTATTGGTTATTGCCCATAGACTATCAACTATCAAAAATGCAGATCAAATTATTGTTATGGAAAAAGGACATATAAAAAAAGCAGGAACACATGAGGAACTACTTGATGGTTGTGAACTTTATAAGAAAATGTGGGAAGCTCATATAGGTGCTAAGGAGTGGGCAGTTAACCATATAGAAGAGGAGGTTATGTGATATGTTTCTAGCAATAAAGAGAATTATAAAGTGGTCAGGACAACGTAGAAAACGCTTATATATAGGTTTTGTATATGCCTTCTTTAATACTATTTTTACAGCTATGCCTATTATGGGAGCTGCATATGGACTAAATCTTATCATAGAAGATATGAAGGGGCATATAACACTCACGTCCGATTGGATCTTTTATATGTTAGGATTCATGATTTTTGCAGTAGCCGGAAGGTTTCTATTTGCGTACCTTCGTGCCGTAGAACAGGAAAGTATTGGTACTGAAGTAATAGCGGAACAAAGAATTAGGATTGGAGATATTTTAAAAAGGGTATCTTTAGGTTTTTTCAGTAAAAAGAATGGGGGAGAGATTGCGTCATCTGTAACAACAGATTTATCATTTGTAGAGATGTATGCCATGAATATGGTAAATGTTGTTGTAAATGGATATATCAATGCACTCACGATGGTTCTTTGTCTATTATTTTACAATGTATGGATTGCCTTAATTGCAATGGGTGGGATACTATTGTCTGCTTTCTTCCTGAAATTAATGGGCAATAAAAGCAATGAAAATGCGCCTATACATCAAAAGGCACAGGATAGCATGATTGCAGCTACCATTGAGTATATAAGAGGAATGCCTATTGTAAAGGCTTTTAAGCAGGATGGTGTTTCTAAAGAAGGAATTGCTAAGGCGTATAAGATGAGTAAGGATATTAATATTAAAATTGAAAAGAACTACGTTCCTTATAATTGTTTGCATCTGTTTGCACTGAAAGGAGCATCTGTAGGAATTGTTTTTATGTCGGCACTATTTACTATTAAGGGAGAAATGGATTTACCCACTATGCTCATGATGTCTATTTTTTCCTTTGTTATATTTGGAAATATTGAATCTGTAAATAATGCAGCCCATACATTAGAAATCATTGATGCTACTTTTGATAAATTAGAGGGGATAGAAAATGCACAATTTATTGATGAAGGTGGCAAGGAGGTTCTATTATCTTCCTATGATATTGCGTTTAAAGATGTGACCTTTGCCTATGAAAAACGAGCAGTGTTAAAAAATGTATCCTTCACCATTCCAGAGAATACCACTACAGCAATCATTGGTCCTTCTGGAAGTGGTAAATCTACCATATGTAGTTTAATTGCTAAATTTTATGATGTAGATCAAGGGAGTGTAAAGGTAGGAGGGGTAGATGTAAAAGACATGACTTGTGATAGTTTGCTTACAAATATGAGTATGGTGTTTCAAAAGGTATATTTGTTCCATGATACCATCCTTAACAATATTCGATTCGGTAAGCCTGATGCTACTTTTGGAGAAGTAGTAGAGGTATCTAAAAAAGCATGCTGTCACGATTTTATTATGAGTTTAGAAGATGGATACGATACGGTTATTGGAGATGGGGGCTCTACGCTATCTGGAGGGGAAAAACAGCGTATTTCCATAGCTAGAGCAATGCTTAAAAATTCTCCTATTGTTATTTTAGATGAGGCAACTGCAAGTGTGGATCCGGAAAATGAACATGCAATTCAAAAGGCTATTAGTGCTTTGGTTCATGGTAAAACCATTATCATCATTGCACACCGTCTTGCTACCATTCAGAATGCAGACCAGATTCTTGTAGTAGATGAGGGACAGATTACCCAAAGAGGAACACATGATGAATTAATCAAGAAAGATGGTATTTACAAAAGATTTTTATCTATTCGTAAAACTGCAGAAGGATGGAGTATTTGAAAATACTCATATTGTGAGTTTGTAGATATTATTTATAAGTAAATGAAATAATGAAGAAGATAGAGTACTTCTGAGGGGGAGGAAATATCTTTTTTTATTTTTTTTGCTTGCACTATTGAAAATGATTATTAATATCATATATAATAAAGATGTACGCAGTTTGGTTAATAGGGGTTATATAAAAAATAAAGAGGGGGGTAAAAATGGGAGAGATAAAGAAAATATTTTCATATGCAAAAGATTTTAAAAACAAAACATATTTAGCAACTGCATTAGCAACAATTAGTGCCATGATAGGTATGATTCCATTTGTATTGGTATATTTTATCATTATTGAATTTACGGCTAATCATCATCCAAGTGTAAATTATGTATTGATCATGTCGGGATTTATATTATTAGGCCTGATTTTAAAATCAGCACTCTTTTCAAAAGCAATGGCATTTTCTCATGAAGCTGCTTTTGATACGCTTATGGGAATGAGACATGAACTAGCAGATAAGATGATCAGAATGCCAATGGGAGAAATTAATAAGAAAACATCAGGTAAATATAAAAATATATTTGTTGATTATATTGATGACATGGAACATATTTTAGCCCATATGATTCCAGAGGGCATAGCAGATACAGTAACTCCAATTATTGTAATAATCCTTCTTTTTGTAGTTGACTTTAGAATGGCTCTTTTAGCATTGATTAATGTTCCTATTGGAGTCATTATATTTAAATTAATGATGAGAGATAGTGAAGAAAAGAGTAAACATTATTTTGAATCAGCAGCTAATTTAAATTCAAACATAGTGGAATATATTGGAGGAATGGAAGTCATAAAGATATTCAATCAAACAACTTCTTCTTTTGAAAAATATACAAAATCTGCAAAGGAATATAAAAAATTTACCCTTGCTTGGTATAAGGATTCATGGACCTATATGGCAGCTTTTTTTACGATTGTACCAGCCACGATTATTTTTGTATTACCTTTTGGGGCAATGCTTTATTTGAATGGGAGTCTTTCATTAGAAGCCTATATTCTAAGTATGTTATTATCTATTGGATTAGGGGCTCCTATTGTTAGATTAGTGGAGTTTGCTGAATCATTCAATATGGTGGTACAAAAAAGCAAAATACTAGATGAAGTTTTTAATGGGGTAGAGCTTATGGATAAGGGAAAAAATAGTATGCCTCAAAAACATGATATTTCCTTTGAAAAGGTTAGTTTTGCTTATGAAAAAAAAGATGTATTAAAGGATATTTCTTTTAAAGCCAAAGAAAATAATGTAACGGCACTTGTTGGAGCTTCTGGTTCAGGAAAATCAACTATAGCAAAGCTCATAGTAAGATTTTGGGATATTAAAAGAGGTAAGATAAAAATAGGTGATATTGATATTTTAGACATGTCTTTTAAAGATTTGATGAATCATATTAGTTATGTATCACAAGATGTATATTTGTTTAATACATCCATCATGGAAAATATTCGTATGGGAAAACCTGATGCTTCAGATGAAGAAGTCATAAAAATGGCTAAAATAGCCCAGTGTCATGATTTTATCATGCAGACAGAAAATGGATATGATACAAATATAGGAGATGCGGGCAATAAACTTTCTGGGGGACAAAAGCAAAGATTATCCATTGCAAGAGCTCTTCTTAAAGATGCTCCCATTATCATTCTTGATGAGGCAACAGCTTTTACGGACCCAGAGAATGAGGATAAGATTCAAGAAGCACTAAATGGCTTGATTGGTGGAAAAACGCTTATTGTAATTGCCCATAGATTGTCTACAATTGTTCATGCAGAAAATATCATTGTTATGGATGAGGGTAAGATTTCAGCGAAGGGTACCCATGATGAACTGCTTAAAAAATCAAAGCTTTATCAATCTATGTGGAAAGCGCATACAGAAGCTAATGATTGGGAAATCAAGGCTAAGGAGGCGAATATATAATGTTTAGCATTATAAAAAGAGTTTTAATCCTTGCTGAGGAGCATGATGCAAAAAGAATAAAATGGGCTTGTGTTTTTGGTTTTTTTGAAGGAATATTTATGAATATGCCTATTTTTGCTATGTTGTTTGTATTAACAAAAATAGTTGACAAAACAATTGCCGTTAAGGATGTTTGGATGAGTGGCGCATTAATAGTGGTAGGGGTAATTGGTAGATATATAAGTAAACGGATTGTATATATTTTACAATGTGCTACAGGTTATGAAATTTTTGAAAAAGAGAGAATCAGTATAGGGGATCGGTTCAAAAGATTTTCAATGGTTTTTTTTAATGATCAAAAAATGGGAGATATTTCTTCCGTTGTAACAACAGATTTTACCTTTATTGAGATGTTTGCTATGAATACAATCGATAAAGTGGTTAATGGTTTTTCATCCATCATAATAGGATGCATATTTCTTTTGATTTTAGATTATCGTATTGCTTTGGTGTCTATTGTAGTGAGTCTTTTGTCAATGATCGTACTTCAAAAAGTTCAGAGAATTGCAAAGGAGCAATCAGGTAAAAAGGCAGAAGTTCAAGCAAAGCTAATTGCTAGTGTTTTAGAATATGTACAAGGAATATCTGTGATCAAAGCTTTTAATATGACAGGAGATCAATCTAAAGCTACCAAAGAATCTTTTAAAGAAGCCAGAGATAGTTTAATTGGATTTGAAAAAGCCTTTATTCCAATCTTGTTTAAATATGAAACTTGTTTTTCAATTGGAATTGCGGGGACCGTGTTTTTAGTAAGTAGTTATTGTATGAATGGAACCTTAAGCATGCAGGTCATGCTTATGATGATCATATTTATTTTCGAGCTTTATTTACCTGTTAAAGCTTTAGGAGCTTTAACCGTTAAAATTAGAATCATGGAAGCGGGGCTTGATCGATACGATGCCATAAAAGATGTTAAAATCATTGATGAAAATGGGAAAGATATAAAGCTTAATAGATTTGATATAGCCTTTGAAAATGTATCCTTTGCCTATGAACAAAAAGAGATTATAAAAAATGTAAGCTTTGAGATACCGGAGCATAGCATGACGGCACTTGTTGGTGCATCTGGTTGTGGAAAAACTACTATAGCGAATCTGATTGCAAGATTTTGGGATGTACAAAAAGGAAAAGTATTAGTAGGTGGAGTAGATGTAAAAGAAATGACTTGCAATAGTTTATTATCGAATATGAGCATGGTTTTTCAGAAGGTATATTTGTTTAATGATACCATTTATAATAATGTTAAATTTGGAAAAGTCAATGCATCAAAGGAAGAAATCATAAAGGCTTGCAAAAAGGCTAGATGCCATGAGTTTATTATGGAGCTTGAAGATGGTTACGATACAATGATTGGTGAAGGAGGGTCTACTTTATCTGGTGGTGAAAAACAGAGAATTTCTATTGCTAGAGCGATCTTAAAAGATGCACCCATTATATTGCTTGATGAAGCAACAGCAAGTATTGACCCTGAAAATGAACAAAAGATCCAACAAGCTATTAATGAATTAATCAAAAATAAAACATTAATCGTTATAGCCCATAGATTATCCACAATAAAAGCAGCAGATCAGATTCTTGTATTAGAAGAAGGAAAGCTTGTAGAAAGTGGCATACATGATGAACTCTTAAATAAAAACGGAATATATGCAGATTTTTGGAATAGGCGACAAAAGGCTCGTAATTGGAAATTTGGAATAAAGTCTAATAAGGAAAATGAAAAGCTAAAAGAATTAGTTATATAGAGAGGAGAAAAGTTATTATGAAACCTTTTATGAAAGTAGAGGATCAACACAAATATTTATTTAATATGGGACTCGATGAATTAAAGAAAAAAATAGTATTTGCAGCTATTAAACTTGACTTATTTACGCAACTAGAAGAATTTAAGACAGCAAAAGAAGTTGCAGAAAAAATGAAGTATGATGTTAAAAACACAGAATATATATTAAATGCGTTGACGAGTATAGATTTACTTGAAAAAAAATTAGGGAGATACAAAAATAGAGAAATTTCAAATTTATATCTTTCTAAAAATTCAGATGGATTTGCTGGAGATTTAATCATAGGATATGATCTTACACTTGTATCTACCCTTAGTGATCAGGATATTGTTGAGGCTATAAAAGAAGGTGGTAAGAGCTTATATAAGGATAAAGATGGACTTGAAGCTCATAAAATGTATGGGGATTATACTTCGATTTTAAAGAAAAGTCAGCGGATCGGTCGTGCTAAAGAAATTTGCGAGTTAGTAAAAGAATTACCTGAATTTAAAGGATTTAAGAAAATACTTGATTTAGGAGGTGGACCTGGACTTATAGGTATAGCCATAGGACGTGAAAAGGAGGATGTTGAAGGGGTAGTATTTGATACACCGGAAACCATTGTCATTACGAAAGAATGTATAGAAGAGTATCAAATGGAAGAAAGGTTTAGTACCCTTTCAGGAGACTATATAAATGATGATATTGGAAATAATTATGATTTTGTATTAGCTATTGGAACCCTTAATTTTGCTAAAAATAATTTAGATGTAGTAACTAAAAAAATATATGATAGTCTAAATGATGGTGGCGTGTTTATGGCTATTTCTGAGGGGCTTGTAGAGGAAGGAACAAAACCTGAACAAATGGTTTTAGGATGGTTTCCAAGTGTTTTAAAGGGTGTGGATTTTCATTTAGATCAAGGTCAAGTAAGTGAGGCAGCTTTGAGGAGTGGATTTAAAAGTGCAACAAGAAAAACAATAAACTCTACAAATGGAATAGTAGATGTAGATCTATTGAGAAAATAGGTACCTGGCTGTTCAGTTTTGGTGATAGGGAACGGTTCTTTGTCCTATGTAAGAGCTTAAAATAAAAATATTGTGCTTTGAGGAAGAAGATAGAGTACTTCGAAAGGGAGGAAATGTCTTCTTTTTTTTCATAAAAATAGAAAAATGGAGGAAATTAACTGCTTTTGTCGAAAAGGGGATATGTAATGTTTCTATAAAATCATTCTATGGATAGTAGAAGATACTATATTTATGGAGGAGGTAGAAATGTTTTTTTACAAAAATAAATATAAAAAAAGCAGCAATAATGATTGATTAGAAGGGAGAAAAATAATGAATTTTTCTAAAAATAAAGTTACGGTTAGCATTATATTATTGACAATACAGTTATTAGCAACGACTGTATATGCAGACTTTGATAGTCAATTTACAAAATTCCTTCCTAAAGGCAAGCAGTATTATTTTGAAGATATTAGAGATGTAGAAACAGATAATAATGGAAATGTATATATACAAGATCCAAGTGAGCAAGTGATTTATACAATGGATCAACTAGGCAATAACATATCTAAATTAGATCTAAAATCAGATGTGCAAGAAAATGATTCATTTAAATATAAAGAGACTGGTGGAATAGCAATAGATCATAAAGGATTTATATACATAGCAGATAAAGAAAATAATAAAATACAAAAATATGATTTATTAGGCAAACTCATATTAGAATTTGGAGAAAAAGGAAAACTTAATAAACCGAATGATATAGAAGTAGATCATAAGGGATATATATATGTTGCAGATACAGGAAATAACCAGATTAAAAAATTTGATCCATTAGGAAATTTAGTAGCTCAGTGGGGGAGTTTCGGGGATAAAAGTGGAAATTTCAATCAACCAAGTGATATAGGAGTAGATGATGAAGGCAATATGTATGTAGCAGATACTGAAAATGCAAGGGTACAAAAGCTTGATAGATCAGGAAATTTTCTACTAGAGATGAGTGTGTTAAAATCAAATAGATTTAGACCTGTAAATGTGGAAGTAAGCAATAAAGGATATATATATGTTTTAGATGAAAATAATAGTCTAGTTGAAAAATTTGATTCATCTGGAAAGTTTATTTCAGAGTTTAAAAAATATAAAAATAGCTGGTATGCAGTTGGTGGATTGGCAGTAGATAATGAAGAAAATATTTATGTTGGAGATAAGGCATATAGGAGCGTACATAAATTTAATAGTATGGGGAACTACGTCCTAGATTGGGGAAGTGCAGATACAGTAGGTGGAAAATTTGAATGTCCAATGGATATAGCTATAGACCATAAAGGAAATATATATATAGTAGATCAAGGTAATAAGAGGATACAAAAGTTTAATTCTTCAGGAGAATATATATTAGAGTGGGGAAACATTACAAAATGGGGAGACAAGACATTTCTAGAACCTTGTGCAGTAGCAGTAGATCATGAGGAAAATGTGTATGTAGTTGGAGAAGAAGGTAGAATAATTAAATATTATGCAAATGGTAATGCTAGATTAGAATGGGGTGGAGATGAGGCAGGTAAATCACCAGGAAATTTTGATACTCCTTCTGATATAGCCATAGATCATGAACAAAATATATATGTAGCAGATATGTATAACGGTAGAATACAAAAGTTTAGTGAATTAGGAGATTTTTTACTTGAGTGGGGCAATGAAGATGAGATCAACTTAAGTAAACCAAGTGCAGTAGCTGTAGATAAATATAAAAATGTATATGTAGCAGATAAAGAAGAAAATAAAATATTTAAATATGATTCAAATGGAAAATTCATTAGACAATTTGGGAAACTTGGATCAAATCCAGGAGAATTTAAAAAACCAAGTGGCGTAGCGGTAGACAGTAAAGGAAATATATATGTAGTAGATTATGGAAATAAGAGGATACAAAAAATTGATTCAGAAGGGAATTATTTAGCTGAATGGGTACTTTCTGAAGATGGACAAAATCTGTTCAAGTTTCCATATGGAATAGCAATAGATGATAAAGATTATGTATATGTAGTAGACAGAGGATATAATAGAATCATGTTTATAAGTGGTAAATAAATTCTAAAAAAAAGATAGATTATTTCTATATGAAAGAAATAATCTATCTTTTTTTAGAAGGATAATTTCTAGTACAAAGCCACTACTTTTGATAAAATAACAATGAGGTAGGATGTGATACTTACCTACCTCAATCAATAGATAGAAAGAAGGATGTTTGTGCAAATAGAATATAATAATGACATTATTACATTTACCATAGAATATAGAAAAAGAAAAACTGTACAGATTGAAATCGACCCTGCGTGTCGGGTAAAAGTACTAGCACCAAAAGGTACTAATGAAGAGGCTATTGTCGATTTGGTTAAATCAAAAGCATCTTTGATTTTGGAGAAATTAAATGAACTGAGAAACAAACATGAACTCATCAAAGAGGGAAATAATAAAAATAGAGAAAGACTTTTATATTTAGGATCTGAATATCCTGTGGAAGTAATGATAGATGAAAGTATCCTAAAAGATAAGATCAGTTTTGAGCAAGATACATTTTTCATTACAGTTAAAAGCAGTGAAAAGAAGATATTGAATAAGGCTTTAGAAAAATTCTACCGAAAAAAATGTCTAAAAACCATCCAACAAAGAGTGACTTATTATCAAAAACATTTTAAGGTGAAGCCAAAAGAGATCAAAGTCATAGCCTCAAAAGACAAATGGGGAAGCTGTCATTCTAATAGAAACTTAGAGTTCAATTGGACTTTGATCATGGGGCCTATCGAAGTAATAGATTATATTGTAGTACATGAAATGTGTCATCTAATGCACATGAACCATTCCAAATCATTTTGGAGACTAGTAGGAAAAATCCTACCTGATTACAAAAAACGAAGTGAGTGGCTACAGTATAATGGGGCTAGGATGAAGATATGATCTGTTGCATCTATAAGATTTAAGAAGAAATTAGATTAAGATATTTGGTATTTTAGCGTGTTATAATTATCCTTTACGAATAGAATAATGTATTATATACTTGTTTAAGAAACATTTTCATTAGGATATTGAATATAGGAGATTATATTGAAAGGAAAGTATATATGAAATTTGAAAATAAAAAAATAGATGATATGGAGAAAAATAAAGCAAGTGCTTTAAAAAAAAGTAAAAATAAAGAAACACTTGCAGGGATTGCATATAAAAAATTAGAAACTATGATTATTACCTTACAGTTAAAACCAGGTAGTTTATGGACAGAAAAAGAATTGAGCGAGCTATTAGAAATAGGAAGAATGCCAGTAAGAGAGGCAATTCAAAGATTAGATGCGGCTCATTTATTGACGATTATACCACGTAGAGGGGTTTTAGTAACGGAACTAAAAGTAGAAGAATTTTTTTTACAGCTAGAGGTGCGTCGTCTCCTTGAAAAATTAATAGCAACACGAGCAGCTCGATTTGCTACACCTTCTGAAAGAGATAAATTTTTACAATTAGCAGATGATTATGAAAAGGTGACAAATGAAAAAGATGAGTTAAAAGCTATTGAAATTGACAATGAATTTAATGAATTTATTGGAGTATGTGCACGAAATCATTATGCTGCAAGTGCCATTAGTCCTCTTCATGCATTAGCAAGAAGATTATATTATATGCAATATAATATAGATCCAGAGCTTACGAAAGAAATTAATTATGCTCATTGTGATCTTATGAGAGCTGTAGCATCAGGTGATGAAATCTTAGCAGCAGAAAAGTCAGATTATTTATTAGACTGTGTAGAAAAGCTTACTAAATTAAAATTTGATATGTATATGTATCCAAAAAGATAAAAGGTATTGTATAGACACTATACAATACCTTTTATCTTTTTGGAAAATAACAAGAAAAGTAAAATAAATATCAAAAAAAATCGAAATCTAGGGGAAAATATAAAAATGTACTTGCAATTAATAAAGAAATTGAATATAATAAAGCCATCTAATATATTACGTGATATATTATGTGATATATATAAGATATATTGTTTATTCACTAAGGATATCAAATACAAAATGAAAGTAGATTCATAAATAACCATGGTTAGTAGTTAGTGAATAAGATACAATTTTTTTAAAAATTTAAGTATAAGGAAAAGGTTTTTAAAAAAAAGTTATTAAAAAAGATTTTTTTGATCTTTTTTTAATAAAAAAAGCTGATATATCAGCAACAAACCATAAGGAGGAAATTATGATTTCTAAAAGTACGAAAAGCAATTTAGACAGTAAATTATTTTGGCCAGCAATTATATTTACATTTTTAATCTTAGGATTTGCAGTATTCCTTCCAGAAAAAACTTTGCAAGTAGCTAGTGCAGGGCAAAAGTGGGTAACTTATGATATGGGATGGCTAGTTCAAATGGGTGCTCTTGGAGCTTTCTTATTTTTATTATGGCTAGCTCTTGGAAAGTATGGAAACGTTAAATTAGGAGATAAAGGTGATAAACCCGAATTTTCTAATGCAACATATGCATTTTTAATGTTTACTGCTGGGGTTGGAGCAAGTCTTATTTATTGGGCAATGGGAGAGCCTATGTATTATTTGCAAGCGCCACCAATGTTTGCAAAAGCAGGTTCTGTTGAAGCAACTCAATGGTTAACAACCTATGCTATTTACCACTGGGGTCCAATTGCATGGGCAATCTATTGTTTACCAGCAGTTCCATTTGCTTATTATCTACACAAAAGAAAGAACAGAAACTTAAGATTGAGTGCTCTTTGTTCAGAGGTAATCGGTGAGAAAAATGTAAATTCATGGATAGGGTATACGATTAATATTATTGCTATCTTTGGAACACTAGGTGCATTTTCTACTTCTATGGGATTTACTGTGGATTTATTAGGTGCAGGAATCAATAAAATATTTGGAATTTCTAATAATATTTATTTACAAGTAGGGATTGTGTTAGCATTTGTATTCTTCTATAGTTTTGTAATGTTAGCCGGAATGAAAAAAGGAGTAGCTAAATTATCAAATATTTGTGTATATACAGCTTTAGCATTAGGTGGATTTGTTTTACTTGTAGGACCAACTAGATTTATCGTATCCTATTTTGTTGATAGTTTAGGGGTATTAAGTACAAACTTCTTTAGAATGAGTCTTTGGTCAGATCCAGTTCAAAAATCAGGATTTCCTCAATCATGGACAATGTATTATTGGGCTTGGTACTTTGCATATCTAGTAATGATGGGATTATTCTTAGCACGTATATCAAAGGGTAGAACAATTAAGCAATTAATACTAACTTGTATTACTTCAGGTGCAGCAGGTTGTGCATTCTTCATTGCAATATTTGGAGGATATGCAGTAAATGGACAATTGACAGGTGAATTACCAATCATAGAATGGATGAATACTATGGGAGCATCATCTGCAATTATTGAAATGATATCGTCTTTACCGTTAGGACCTATTATACTAGTTATTTTCTTGATTGTTGAATTTTTCCTAATGTCTACAACAATGACATCAGCAACAGTTGCAGTATCTATGATGACAACAAAAGAGTTAGATGCAGATGCAGAACCTAATGTAAAAGTAAGAATGGCGTGGACAGTAGGGGTAGCAGCTGTAAGTATGGCAGCATTCTTTATGGGAGGATCTATTAATACGATTAAATCAATGTGTGTTTTAGTAGGATTTCCAATGATCATTTTATATATAATCATGTCTGTATGTCTAATTAAGTGGCTAAAGCAAGATTATCCACACTTAAACAATACTGAAATATAAACATATGAATGGGGGATAAAAAAATGGGAAGAAAAATTGTTTCTGTAGAATTTATACCTGTAAATGTACAAGCAACGAACTGGAGTGAAAATACTGTAATTGTAAAAGTTACGGATGAAGAAGGAAGATATGGAATTGGAGAAGCAGATGGACCACCAGAGTGTATGAAAGCTTTTTCAGAGATGGAAACAGAGCATAAGTGGTGGACGAATTTAACTGAAAAAGTAATAGGTAGAGAACCAATAGAGTTTAGAGCTATATGGGATGATATGTATGATGCAAGTAGATGGGTTGGCATGAGAGGATTAGGACTATTTGCTATTTCAGGAATTGATATGGCACTATATGATTTAGCAGGGAAACAACATAATGTTCCTGCATATAAATTAATGGGTGGAGCTCAAAAAGAAAAAGTAACGCCATACTTTAGTATTTATCCATCAATCAATGCAGATGCTCCGTTAAAGGACATTATAGAAGTATATAAACCAATGATTGAAAAAGCAAAAGAAAGAAATGTTAAAGCTATAAAAGTAACTGTTATGCCTAATGATCAAGTTACAGATAAAGAAGTTGTAGCATATCTTAGAGAGTTAAGAGAATTAATAGGTTTTGAAATTGATATGATGGTAGATTTCCTATATAGATGGACAGATTGGCAAGCTGCTAGATGGACTCTTAGACAATTAGAAGATATTGATATTTATTTTGCTGAAGCGTGTCTACAACATGATGATTTAGAAGGTCATAGAAAATTAGCTCAATC is part of the Crassaminicella profunda genome and encodes:
- a CDS encoding 6-bladed beta-propeller translates to MNFSKNKVTVSIILLTIQLLATTVYADFDSQFTKFLPKGKQYYFEDIRDVETDNNGNVYIQDPSEQVIYTMDQLGNNISKLDLKSDVQENDSFKYKETGGIAIDHKGFIYIADKENNKIQKYDLLGKLILEFGEKGKLNKPNDIEVDHKGYIYVADTGNNQIKKFDPLGNLVAQWGSFGDKSGNFNQPSDIGVDDEGNMYVADTENARVQKLDRSGNFLLEMSVLKSNRFRPVNVEVSNKGYIYVLDENNSLVEKFDSSGKFISEFKKYKNSWYAVGGLAVDNEENIYVGDKAYRSVHKFNSMGNYVLDWGSADTVGGKFECPMDIAIDHKGNIYIVDQGNKRIQKFNSSGEYILEWGNITKWGDKTFLEPCAVAVDHEENVYVVGEEGRIIKYYANGNARLEWGGDEAGKSPGNFDTPSDIAIDHEQNIYVADMYNGRIQKFSELGDFLLEWGNEDEINLSKPSAVAVDKYKNVYVADKEENKIFKYDSNGKFIRQFGKLGSNPGEFKKPSGVAVDSKGNIYVVDYGNKRIQKIDSEGNYLAEWVLSEDGQNLFKFPYGIAIDDKDYVYVVDRGYNRIMFISGK
- a CDS encoding M48 family metallopeptidase, which gives rise to MQIEYNNDIITFTIEYRKRKTVQIEIDPACRVKVLAPKGTNEEAIVDLVKSKASLILEKLNELRNKHELIKEGNNKNRERLLYLGSEYPVEVMIDESILKDKISFEQDTFFITVKSSEKKILNKALEKFYRKKCLKTIQQRVTYYQKHFKVKPKEIKVIASKDKWGSCHSNRNLEFNWTLIMGPIEVIDYIVVHEMCHLMHMNHSKSFWRLVGKILPDYKKRSEWLQYNGARMKI
- a CDS encoding GntR family transcriptional regulator codes for the protein MKFENKKIDDMEKNKASALKKSKNKETLAGIAYKKLETMIITLQLKPGSLWTEKELSELLEIGRMPVREAIQRLDAAHLLTIIPRRGVLVTELKVEEFFLQLEVRRLLEKLIATRAARFATPSERDKFLQLADDYEKVTNEKDELKAIEIDNEFNEFIGVCARNHYAASAISPLHALARRLYYMQYNIDPELTKEINYAHCDLMRAVASGDEILAAEKSDYLLDCVEKLTKLKFDMYMYPKR
- a CDS encoding BCCT family transporter translates to MISKSTKSNLDSKLFWPAIIFTFLILGFAVFLPEKTLQVASAGQKWVTYDMGWLVQMGALGAFLFLLWLALGKYGNVKLGDKGDKPEFSNATYAFLMFTAGVGASLIYWAMGEPMYYLQAPPMFAKAGSVEATQWLTTYAIYHWGPIAWAIYCLPAVPFAYYLHKRKNRNLRLSALCSEVIGEKNVNSWIGYTINIIAIFGTLGAFSTSMGFTVDLLGAGINKIFGISNNIYLQVGIVLAFVFFYSFVMLAGMKKGVAKLSNICVYTALALGGFVLLVGPTRFIVSYFVDSLGVLSTNFFRMSLWSDPVQKSGFPQSWTMYYWAWYFAYLVMMGLFLARISKGRTIKQLILTCITSGAAGCAFFIAIFGGYAVNGQLTGELPIIEWMNTMGASSAIIEMISSLPLGPIILVIFLIVEFFLMSTTMTSATVAVSMMTTKELDADAEPNVKVRMAWTVGVAAVSMAAFFMGGSINTIKSMCVLVGFPMIILYIIMSVCLIKWLKQDYPHLNNTEI
- a CDS encoding mandelate racemase/muconate lactonizing enzyme family protein, which translates into the protein MGRKIVSVEFIPVNVQATNWSENTVIVKVTDEEGRYGIGEADGPPECMKAFSEMETEHKWWTNLTEKVIGREPIEFRAIWDDMYDASRWVGMRGLGLFAISGIDMALYDLAGKQHNVPAYKLMGGAQKEKVTPYFSIYPSINADAPLKDIIEVYKPMIEKAKERNVKAIKVTVMPNDQVTDKEVVAYLRELRELIGFEIDMMVDFLYRWTDWQAARWTLRQLEDIDIYFAEACLQHDDLEGHRKLAQSINTRLCGAEMSTTRFEALEWLKQTGISVVQSDYNRCGGITELIRIGELCDLHSAQLMPHNWKTGITSAACRHFAISNRNSKYVEYLHPDFWKGALITSLTENEPQIIDGQIEVSDKPGLGIEINKEFFKKATGRDLDE